ATCTTTGAAGTGGTGATCTACTTATTGTTTATCGAAACTTCAATTCACTTTGATCTGAATGAGCAGGTGGGTTTGATCAATGGAGCAACTTTAAGCTTTAATGGATGGGCAATGAAGAAAAGAGGGCCAGTTCTTGTGTCTGTTTTTATCCCCATGTCAACAATAATCTCAGTAGTCTTCACCACGGTTACCTTAGGAGACACTATTGACATTGGAAGGTACCTTAAATTGCAGACTTGTacattttatataatcaatGTTTTTATGACTCATTGACTGACTCTTGCCTATTAACTTGGAAACAATCAATCTCTGAATGCAGTTTTGCTGGCATGATTCTCATGTTTTGTGGTCTCTACTTTGTACTGTGGgctaaaagaaaagaaacttactCCAACAGCTTAGAGAGTGAGTTTGATGCAGAGAGGCCTCTCTTGAGCTAAAATCATTTGTTTTTATGATCAAGTTCAGCAAGTAATGTATGCATCTTTTGTGTATAAGTATAATTGATACAAAATATTGTATTGATTATGATTTGTTAAAATCATTTGTATTTATGTTCAAGTTCAGcaagtaatttatatttcttttgtgTCTAAGCATAATTGATACAAGATATTGTATTGATTATGATTTGTTAAACAGTTTATACCCTACCTACCTAATGGCTAAAGCTTTTGACTTgcaataattcataattatatttctGATTTGATAATTCTCTGAAGTAACATATACAATACAAGATATTGCAATTTCACTAAAAGAGATTATTtctactatttaatttttttggcgacaatgataataatatatatatttatttatttagataaataacaattaatgtgTTTTATGGTAAGTTTAACAGGTAAAAATCATGAAATCTCTATACACTCAAAAGTACTTgggtttaaactttaaaacccTTTggataaataacaattaatgtgTCTCATGGATAATTtaacaagtaaaaaattatgaaatctcTATACACTTAGGGTGCGATTGGTTGgtagaatttattattatcttggtaatctatcttttattcccttgtttggtttgtcagtaataaaagattacagtaatcttctattaccaatgctgacgtgacaggtaatataggcggtaatctgattaccaccttcaccttaggtatttaaagattactggggtaatcttgagtttattatagaaaaattattatttattaattttttgagataaaaataaatttatttttaattaatatgacaaataatataaaaaatatttacaaataattatattcaagggtatttaagtaaaataatttattagtaatcttttattacctttaaccaaacacaataattatttatacctatcaaattttatcaaacatagtaatcatttatacccagtaatcttttaagtaatctatctccaaggtaatctttctattttagtaatcaaacattacctaaaccaaacgccccAACTTTAAAATCCATTTATACTTAATagggataaatttttaatttatttaattcaataagtatgatattaaaattttatcggttaaatataattaattgaccgtaatataaacaaatcattTTGGATAAAAgtctttattatatataaaaaaaaaagatgttttaatttatattttcactaaCCTAATTTAGGTTAAGGGTTGACATCTATCTAACATAAGTTAACAATGAAACTCATAAAAAATCAACAGAGTATACATCAAACTAGTTAgaagtcaaaattttttttttttttttaaatttttcaacacTCGGAGGCTACACTATGCTCTACATTTACTCTGAtaagaaatatttgtttataattataaagggGTTTTTTATCGAATCGAGGCAGTCgaaataaaaattcattcttTTTGATGGTCTATAATTTTTACCTTTGGCGGTAAAATGTAATGGCTGTACTGTAGAGTATTGCTAATTATAATTTAGTCTATTTGGTTTTAGTTTCTAACACTCGgcaatgatataataatttttttttaggtgaAAGGATTagtcccacccatgaccaaattatcattagaattttttgttaaaagtataaataaaatcatcgttttactaataatatttaaaaaatataaaatttattatatttttttctaaattttaaaaattaaccattttacttatatctaaagttttttaattttaaaaaagtcatatttttctccctcccccaaattttttttcaccccTCCCACCATCATCTCTAACGTTGATGACCTCTCTTCTCCACCCTAAACCCTTGATTGACATATAGGAAACAATATGGGACGGATCTCTTCATTTCTAACAAAAAGATCTACTCTAGATTGTTTTTCATAAATCGACTAATAGTTTAGGATGGAGAGAGGAGATTGTTGGCACCAGAGATGTGGCTggagggaagaagaaaaaaccctaaggTTTGGgtggggggggagggggggtgaatgtgacttttcaaagttaaaaaactttcgGTAGGAGTGAACTATTAGTGTTTAAaacttaggggggaaatgtatatatatatatattttttaatattattagtaaaataacgattttactcctatctttaataaaaatgtttaatctCAATTGGCTCATATGTGGgattttgtgtttttcaaaCTCTACGGGTGTAACTTTgaaaacacatcaaaacttgggtgggaaatatcctttggcctttttttaactttcaacaTTGTCTTCGAAACTCACATTCGATGTGTTAGTTGAATTACTTGAAATTGATAAATAGAGGATATATGGTTTTTCGtcacttattaaatttttataaaatataaagaataaaaatattttattttcaaaactattTTATTCTCAAGTACTGTCGTATTGGTTAGTAATTGTGAGACCCAATTCTTAACTGGAGAGGACACCAATGGTCTCTGCCCTTCCATCCCTTGGATAGATAGAGAGGGGGGTAGAACTTTTGGTTTTTTCATGTTGTCAAAGTTGAACAATGGTTTTTTATGTTATCAAAAagttaaagagtaatattatgtatacaaataatatgtatagttttatgtataaataataacatattataatataattagataattttgaattaaggataaaataatattcaatcatattatgatatgttattatttatatataaaactatacataGTATTTatacacgtaattttattgatacaaataattactcaaaaatttaattacataccTTATTCTCATAGATCAGTTTAAGGTAAGTCAACGAAAAACTTAATTTGTGGTGGTTaggattttataattatataaaatttataaattatatttataattttgatattaagatttttacatggttatatatatattttttaatagaaacgaatttgttatatgattaaaatCGGAAAGGATTAGCAATTCAATTGATACACCTTGAACCAATTTATAGTCCAATCtagttaaaatataaatattaattatattagaattcggccaaatccaatcaaaatcaGTGAATTGAAAAAACTggttaaataaacaaaaaaaaaaaaaaaaaaagagggatTGTGACGGTTGTTTGCATTACCCCCAACAATGAACAATTGAGTAAAATTGTTGGGTAAAATATTGCATGGGGACCCTAGTCTAGCCAACCATAGTTTTGAACAACAGCATGGACGGTGTAACCTCTTTGGAGAAGTCGTTGAACCAAGGTTGAGCCCAGGTGGTCGGAGGCTTCCATTACACACACTGTGTTCGGtgtagggctagattcgaatcgaatcgagctcgagctcacttgagctcgagttcggctctgttcatatatagttggctcaagttcgagctcaagctcagctaAGGCTGACTCGTTTCGAGCTCGAATTCGGTTCggttcattttttgttatcaaaacgacatcgattttaatatatatcggttaaaatgacgtcgttttgtatcaaaaattttaattagaaaatttaacaagtagctcgagctcgatcaagCTCGGTTAAGGtcggctcgtttcaggctcgatcgagttaagtttgagctcgagctggctcggctcaaATTCAGCCCTAGTTCGGTGTATGATGAAAATCAGAAGCTGCAGGTGTAATTACACCAAACTTTCCAACCACTTGAACTTTGAAAGAGCAAGCTAGCTAGCTAGGCAAGACAAATCAAAAGTATGCAACTGTGGCTTACGGTAGCTGAATTGAAGAGCATGCATCTAAAAGAGTTTGGCTTATTAGTTGTTTTGAAGTTACACATAGTTGCCAATAAGAggtaaacaaatattaattagagagaGAAATGAGACTTAAATTACTTACCAAATAGAAAAGAGATGActtgaattcaattaattttgataggGTAAAAcaaatgaattatttataaagtgTCTCTAATAGGAAAAGAGCCAGATGAGTAAGATCAAATATTCTATTttcaaatacatattatttatctttgatgctattaaaaaaatgtataccaATTTGAGAATAGGTTGGATCGGCCAACAATGAACAAGCTTGAAGATTTGGCAATTGTTAGTGGGCTGATTGTAGTTCAATTTCTGTACGCATGTAACTCAATTTTGATGAGTTATCTTATGACCCTTGGTATTAGCCCTCTCTCCGTGGCTATTTTCTCAACATTCGCCACTTTCCTCCTCCTCTCTCCTGTTGCTGTTTACtttgaaaggttttttttttttttctgttttgtctGTTTCACTTATGTTATTTGAGAGATCTGTTTCatggttttaaattatattggTGGTGTTTTGGTAGGAAAAAATGGCCCCAGAAATTGAGTTTGAAGCTGATTTTCCAGCTAGTTTTAATATCTTTTGCAGGGTAAGCGGATATTTAAGATTCtattcaaaatacataaaatgatGTAAACAAGATTGCTTTTAGGCTAACATTTTggtgaaattattttaagattaactTTCAATTCTTTGGCTTACTCTCTCACCGTAATGTTTAATTTCTGTTACAGGATAACTTTATTCATGACTCTGTTCTTGAAAGGCGTTAAACTAACCTCGCCAGCAATGGCAACAGCCATGCCAAACCTTGGTCCTGGATTCATTTTCGTCATTGCTTGGACTCTAAGGTATCAAATCTTGCTTTTACTAATTTATGTATGTTTCGTCATTTTCgtcatttgtttatttaatatgtttCCTTTCACATAAAATTTGCTTACAAAAGATATGGAGTATTATGCAAGAAGAATGTAAATACCTCTTGACTGGATAATTTGAAACTGAAATGGGTGTTAATTTTACGCTGCTAATTACATCCTGTTGAAGAATCTTCACTATGAAACTGAAATGAGTCAACACCACTAAGATCAAAGATAAATTCCGATATGTTTTAACTACCTTTTACATAAATGTAATGTTGTTGCAGGATGGAAAAAGTAGATCTAAAATGCTTGTACAGCAAGGTCAAAATCTTAGGAACATTGTTGTGTGTTATAGGTGCACTTACAATGAGCCTAATCCACAGCACCGCCCCTGTAAAAGAGGCTGCCGATAGAACAGCATCAGTCTCACCAGCCATGATGTTCAATAGGGAAAAGATGATTGGTTGTATGTATCTATTGGCAGCAGTGTTTGTTGTATCAAGCAATGTTGTCTTGCAGGTAATTCAGAAAATACTATGTATGATTTTGAGATATGTAGATATACAATTTTCGCctgtttcatcattttatttgtttgcaATGTTAAACAGGCCATCACTTTGGTGGATTTTCCTGCCCCAATTTCTTTGTGTGCTATCACATCATTGATTGGAGTGGTAATAACAGCTTTTGTGCAGTTTATTCAAGAACATAAATTGGACTTTGGCTGGAAATTTAAATTTGCAGATATTGCTGGTTATTCTATGCTGGTAATCATATTGTTCTTTCCTTCAGACCAACTCTAAAAGGACCAAAAATCCTTGAAGTGGGGATCTACTTATTGTTTATCCAAACTGCAATTCACTTTGATCTGAATGAGCAGGTGGGTTTCATCAGTGGAGCAGCTTTAAGCTTTAATGGATGGGCAATGAAGAAAAGAGGGCCAGTTCTTGTGTCTGTTTTTGCCCCCATCTCAACAATAATCTCAGTGGTCTTCACTGCGGTTACCTTAGGAGACACTATTAACATTGGAAGGTACGTTAAATTGCAGGCTtgtacattttttataattaatgctTTTTCAACACATTGACTGACTCTTGCCTGTGAAATAATCGATCTCTAAATGCAGTTTTGCTGGTATGATTCTCTTGTTCTGTGGTCTCTACTTCGTTCTGTGGgctaaaagaaaagaaacctaCTCCAACAGCTTAATGAGTGAGTCGAAGCAGCAACGTTTCTCTTAAGTTAACAGCatttgtatttatgtttttagtgAAATTACCAGAGAATAAAGAGGTTAGGGTCCTAGCCTAGGCAAATATTATCCAGCGTGGGAAAGAGAATATTGACGcaactaaatattaattagagatgTAGGCATGGGCTTTCTTATCAATGGCCCATTTCAAATTTCAGTCCTTTCCCATCCATACTGATTTTAGGTGGGTGGAAAGCAATTCATTCTTACTGGTGTACTATTCATGCAATTTTAGTTTTCGAGCTTTcattagatttattttataggGCTCAAATAGGATTAGATCCGACTCTAATCGAATTTAAAAAGagtaaaacttatttttaactcatttttaagGGTTTAGTTTGGactaattaagtttgaaaaataatttatttgtgttCGATTTGGATCCATATGAACAAATTGAACTTTTAATacaatcaattattattttgcacCCAAGATTGGTTGAAACAATAAATTCCCACAGATTccataaaataattcaatttgtgGCAAGATGTAAAGGTAGAATAGTAATTGTGTATGTTTTTTCAAAAtctgttttaaaaaaatattggtggATAATATAGTATTGGTAAATTGACCTTTTAATTTACCAATTCTAGtgtatgttatatttttatttttatttttttttccaatcgAACTCTCTACttcatcaattattaaatttacttCCTTCTGCCAAATTTTAACACGACGTTTGATCCttacatacatttttttcaaCAGCATCAACCTTCGCCTTCATATTTTGAAGCTACTCTCAATACTTGTACCAGTACTGAAATTGATACCCAGTCAAAACAGTCCAAAAACTTGCCAACCGGGAGAACGACGCCTTAGATGACGGGTGGAATCCTGAAAACCGAACTTTGCACATATGAATCAAATTTATGGGCATccataaaatttagaattaaggtttaattacataaaaattctCCTATTATtaagtttctttttattttttcgtgTAAAATAATTGTAGAACTGTAAAAGTGAATGTTTATAATTCATTGTTGTATCGCTTTTAAGGTTCCTTGACGgcatgaaatttttataatttcagaaACCAAAGTTTTCCGTTATTAaataaagagcaatactatatgtacccattttaggtacacaaatgtatatacactcatatgtgtcatcatatgattgattattattttattttttattcaaaattacccaatcacatgatgacacatataaatatgtacacatttatgtacccaaagtgggtacacatagttttattgttaaataaaatttaagccACTGATgtcttttaattctaattaaaagaaTCTTcgaaaaaataatattgcatattttaagtgaattttcaaaaattaatctcgAATGATATAATCTCttacataatattaatatgaaaataattacattttcgTCGTcttaatatcatttaaaatgaaattatatagatatatttttgaatatagatgagatattattatataattgattaattttaaatttatgataaaataatatttaattatattataatatattatttatatattcaattatataccaaaaaatatatacacataatattatttttttactcaaataaactttttgaaatatttattttatgagtaataggaaaatgaaaaaaggtgGAGGATGGATGGTTGATGTGTAGAATGAAAGCACATATTGCATGCATGCATACTAGATAACATAATTCTTgtaaaaaagtataataaaattatgtgtatatatttttaaatatataattaaatatgtaaataatatattattatatgattaattttaaaataaagataaagtaatatttaaataaattataataaattatttatttatttaaaataataattatatttatatataaatacaaatgtattataatgttattaaaaaattaaaaaaaaataatattttattatatgtgtatCATTGTTTTtgcttatataattttattgatctcAAAATTGTGGATAATTGTTTACACGTGGCGTTGCTGAAAGAGATGTGTACAAGAACACAGACGGCACGGCATGTAAAGTAATGTAAGAACTGTAACCGTTATCCGCTTGTATCTATTAAAGCTGGCCTCTTCTCGAcccacaaacaaaacaaaacagaacAGAACACTCCCTTTTCTGTCTATAAAGACGGCATTTACTTCCCAAATCACACCAAGACAGTAAGACAAACACCCTTGGAGACGAAAGTGGACCAGTGCCCTAATTAACCCACGGTTGAATCTCCGtcttcatatattaattaatattataaccactgattattttggtaattatgttatatattcattaattataccATATTTAACCTCAACGTTATATTTCAAAGTTCATTGAATTGAACTTGTTTCGTCATAATTATGTAAACAGAAAATGTATAAATAGTGGGTGAGGTGGATGCCATTAATTTTCTGCACGATCACACGAAGTTTGTAAGAAGAatgtagttttattgattatgatcCAAAGTAGCTAGCAAGTGTGGGGCCGGCATGCTACTGTTAACGGCAACGTTACAGGAGTGACCCTTATTTTTTTAGTCAAATTCCATTTTTATcaggttttataatttaattaggaaataaaataaaattattttttctaagtGAGTaaggatgaaaaatattaatcattggatgaataatcaaaattcaaagaaaaaggaAGTGGAATGGGTGGCAGTTAGCACATCTGATGACATGTCTCTACACCAAACGAATTAAACAGTCTTCAAGACTCGCATAACTGTATAAGCAAGCAAGCAAGCATCAATTTCCACAAATACCCTTCATTAAATATGAAACCTCAATCTAACAGAAGCCCGTTAAAAATAGCTCCTCTTTCACGCTGCTTTTACTCCTCTTTGATCAGTTCTCATGTTTACTTGTGAGATGAGACATCCGCTAAGAatatttgaagttgaaatatatttgaaaaaggaaaatgaaattgatgaaATGATACAAAGTGAAagtggtatataaataattaaacagaaAAGTATGTAATTGCCAAACTGGTAATGTATGGAGAATCAGAAAGCGGTAAAAAGAAAGGCCATTTTTCAAATGGGCAAGATTTGCATGTTACTTGTCCCTCTTTCCCAATTCATGATCacacatttttataatttttttgggcaatctgaggaaaaaaaaaagattaattatgataataatattgtttttgtaaattaaatgtAATTACAACtgttctttttcatattttatatgtagAGTCATAATTTTTGGGTTGTGTGTCTTTTGGTGGAGGAATGCTTGTCACCTACTCCTTTAAGTTCCCAAACTCTCTATACtttgagagaaagagagagagaagaagaaaattaagtGTTTTCGGTATCTGGTTCTGCTGCTCTTGTGTTTTGTTGCAATGGAGAAGCACAAATGCAAGCTTTGTCCAAGGTCTTTCTCTAATGGCAGAGCTTTAGGTGGTCATATGAAGGCTCACTTGGCTgctcttcctcttcctccaaAGATTCCTCTTTACCACCAACAGCAGCAACAGCAAGTCGTTGATTGTACTGACTCTACTTCGTCTTCTTCTTCGGGTGAAGAACGGGAAGTGGAAGATGGTAAAATTGGACAAGAAGGAGAAGAGAAATCTTTGGGTTATGGGTTGAGAAATAATCCCAAGAAAAGTTTCAGACTTGCAGATCCTGAGTTTTCTTTTGCAGTTGATTCTGTGTCTGTTGTTGTTCAAGATAGAGAGAGTGAGACCGAGTCAAAAAACCCAACTCGGAGACGATCTAAAAGAACCCGAAAAATATTCACTGCTTCTTCACTGTCACAGGAGGATCAGAATACAAAAGTGAAGAAACTCAGTTGCAGTGAGTCACCAACCGAGCCGGAGCCGGTAAGCTCAGTCTCTGATACTTCTCCTGAAGAGGATGTTGCAATGTGTTTGATGATGCTTTCAAGAGATGTGTGGATGAGAAGCAATGAAGAAGAAGGGGatgaaaatggtaaaaaaagggaaagatcAGTAAAGCATCGATGTGAGAAATGCAAGAAAGTGTTTCGATCTTATCACGCATTGGGTGGACACAAGAAAGTTTGTGAAGTTGCAGAAACAAGAAATGGAGGTAAAGTTTCGATCTTTGAGTGCCCATTTTGTTTTAAAGTATTTGGGTCAGGTCAAGCTCTCGGTGGCCATAAGAGATCTCACTTGTTGCCTTCATCAACtactgctgctgctgctgcaacTGCTACTGTTACACATTCTGCTAAATTTGACAACACTTTGATAGATCTTAATCTTCCTGCTCCATTGGAAGAAGACGACTACAGTGTGGTTTCGGATGCATAACACCGCAGGTGGAAATTTTTACATGGATCTAAGCTTTTAATCACTTCGTTTGTGCAATTTAGGTAGAAATTTTTGTTCatgtttattgaatttgaactacTTTCTGGATTCTCAATAGTTGCAATTACTTTGGATTTTTCATCAACTAGTTTGACATTCACATAGCTTTGTCTAAGCAGTAGCAGGGCACTCTGCCAGGGAACTCATTCTTTGAATcaaaattgttgttgttgctttAAGTGAAGCAATTGTCACTGAAAGAGGTAGATTTAGCAGAAAATTGTTCCATTTTTCACTTCATGGCTAAAAAAAGAAATGGAGTTTTCTTGTTATTGTGGACCCAATACAGAGTTTGGCCTCTGTTAATGCCTGAGTGTTCAATTCTGTTAATGTTATGTTATATTACTATCCATGTTTCCAGCTGTTGTCTAAACTCTAATGTCTATCTCCTAAAGcttacaatttttaattatttaattttttatatttgaggTTTGTCTACTTGGACCTGAAATCCCTCTTTCTCTCTCACACAtctgttttgtttttctgtttcAGTCAGTTGGTTGTTTTAgctttaaagtaaaaaaatcaatGATGAACCAGACTCATCTCAATGGAAATGGATCTACTATCTGATTAAAGAAGGAATTGGGTTTTATTTACCTGCCTTGAAATGAACGAAAAGCAAGTGCCATGCTGTTATTAGAGAAGAATTAGtcagattaattaaataattaaaaatagaaaaggaCATGTCAGTCAATAAATGATTGGTGTTTAGGTTCCTTTCTTTCATGCAACACATCTCTTTCTCCTTAAATTGTACTGGGGATTAGTGCTCAATTTAACACTATGTTTTTTCAACCCTTCTAATTTATGGCTAATAtctttctatttttaacatttataattgtcAAAGTTCTTCTTctaacatttataaattataatgggTAATGCTactaataaagataaattcaagTTTATCTATGAAATAGGGTTAGTGTTAATGCTACCCAAAAGACATATGCATCACACATTTTTGCCATATGagctcttcttttttttcttttttttat
Above is a genomic segment from Mangifera indica cultivar Alphonso chromosome 3, CATAS_Mindica_2.1, whole genome shotgun sequence containing:
- the LOC123210928 gene encoding zinc finger protein ZAT1, producing the protein MEKHKCKLCPRSFSNGRALGGHMKAHLAALPLPPKIPLYHQQQQQQVVDCTDSTSSSSSGEEREVEDGKIGQEGEEKSLGYGLRNNPKKSFRLADPEFSFAVDSVSVVVQDRESETESKNPTRRRSKRTRKIFTASSLSQEDQNTKVKKLSCSESPTEPEPVSSVSDTSPEEDVAMCLMMLSRDVWMRSNEEEGDENGKKRERSVKHRCEKCKKVFRSYHALGGHKKVCEVAETRNGGKVSIFECPFCFKVFGSGQALGGHKRSHLLPSSTTAAAAATATVTHSAKFDNTLIDLNLPAPLEEDDYSVVSDA
- the LOC123212363 gene encoding WAT1-related protein At5g47470-like isoform X1, whose amino-acid sequence is MNKLEDLAIVSGLIVVQFLYACNSILMSYLMTLGISPLSVAIFSTFATFLLLSPVAVYFERKKWPQKLSLKLIFQLVLISFAGITLFMTLFLKGVKLTSPAMATAMPNLGPGFIFVIAWTLRMEKVDLKCLYSKVKILGTLLCVIGALTMSLIHSTAPVKEAADRTASVSPAMMFNREKMIGCMYLLAAVFVVSSNVVLQAITLVDFPAPISLCAITSLIGVVITAFVQFIQEHKLDFGWKFKFADIAGYSMLVGFISGAALSFNGWAMKKRGPVLVSVFAPISTIISVVFTAVTLGDTINIGSFAGMILLFCGLYFVLWAKRKETYSNSLMSESKQQRFS
- the LOC123212363 gene encoding WAT1-related protein At5g47470-like isoform X2 — encoded protein: MNKLEDLAIVSGLIVVQFLYACNSILMSYLMTLGISPLSVAIFSTFATFLLLSPVAVYFERITLFMTLFLKGVKLTSPAMATAMPNLGPGFIFVIAWTLRMEKVDLKCLYSKVKILGTLLCVIGALTMSLIHSTAPVKEAADRTASVSPAMMFNREKMIGCMYLLAAVFVVSSNVVLQAITLVDFPAPISLCAITSLIGVVITAFVQFIQEHKLDFGWKFKFADIAGYSMLVGFISGAALSFNGWAMKKRGPVLVSVFAPISTIISVVFTAVTLGDTINIGSFAGMILLFCGLYFVLWAKRKETYSNSLMSESKQQRFS